The genomic window ACGAGGAGGATGAGGAGACTGATTGTAGTCCACTCAGCCAAGAAGTAGAATAGAATGAATGAAGCTGGCGATAGATACTAGTACCAGTTGGTTTTGAACAAGGGGTCCATTTGCAATTGTAAACAGCTGCAACCTGCAAAGTGTGTATTACTTGGAATGGATTAGATGTGCAGCAAAGTGCATAATATTTGAGCTACCTAGCCTAGGATGGACAATGCAGTTGATCAGTTGATTGTcctgttcacttgaacttatcagttgTACCGTTTTAACgaaataatagtatttttctctcacaacaaatcagcatcagccgtttttTCAGCTAGCCGTGTCTGTGTAAACTAGTGTAGTATAGATAGCTCAATGGGAAGATCAAAGCTATTTATGCTCTGCTGATGTGTtgaattaataaataaataaaaacccCAATCTGATATCTGAATACCTGATGGATGGAGGAAATGAAGCAAAATACCCCCATTGCAACCGATTGGTGTCTTCATTTCTAAGGGGAGGGCCAGAGTGGTGTTTTAAGGTCAAGCTTCTACTACCATCAGCCTAAGTCTATGACACATAGGATTAgacccccacatgtcatcgactagCCTGATGGTATTGATGAAAACTGCATCTTAAGTGGTGGCATGTGCAAATTCCACTATACATATAGACGACTTGTCAGGCACAGATACATCCATCTCAAGTTCTTGTGAATCTGCCCAAGGATCATTTCCATGGAGGAAGAACAAATATCAGAAACCATAATAGGGCTATGCTTCAAATCACTTCTCATCCCATCCTCTATGCATAAATAAGAAGCAACCCAAGGGGCATGTGCTCAAGGGCAGTGCTACAGCGCCAAACTACATAATACAAACTACCCTATAACTGAAGCTTGACCAACTTCTTCTCTTGTAACATGGTGACTActcatttaaaaaaaacaaaaaaaaaacatggtgCTGACTACTTATGGGCTAGTTTTATCTGTTTTAGCATTCAATATTACCCTAGTTTGCTTATCTCAAACAAATGGGGGAAATAATCACACCGAGCGCTGCACATGGTTTTCCATCTTTTCTGAATCAAGCATATACATCTTATATAGAACAACTCGGGAAAAGGCAAGCATTATATAGTACACGTGAATATACACAAGGACGCAGTACCTAAAACTGCCATAGTGAAGCAATCGGGTCTGCTGCAATGACTCATGCATACACTATATGCTCATGAGGAGCGTGCGCTGCGTGTTCGTGAAGCCCAAACACCAAACACAAGGAACCAGGACACAAACAAGATTGCCCAATACTGCATGGACCCATACTGGATTCTTGGGAAAACCTGCAATCAGAAAGGATCATTTAGCATTCAGGCAATGGTAAAAGACCATCGCTTTCTAAACATTTACTTAGCCAAAGGTAAAAAATCTGGCTAAAAGGAAATGAAATATATCATGAAAGATCACCGTCTACTTACAAATCTTAGGGATATTACTACAGTCAATACGCATAAACCTCCAAGAAGCATATGAAGACAGATTACAGCAGCTTTCTGCACAGAAGCCCAAAAACAAAATCATACTTCACATCAAATGCTTCATCCATAGGGGAACCTTTCTTTTACATCAACCTAGCTCATTAGTTTTGTTTTCCTCAAGAGAGCAAGAAATCGTTGCTAATTAGCtgaaaattatatatatacaaaatgCCAGATTTATAGAAGGCAAGAAATAACTATGCATGTGAGCACCCTCAATATGGTCCAAGAACGACCATAGGCTACAAAGGGATAGCTGCATCTAAACTTTCTAATTCAGGCTCACAGTTACTTCTATGGATCAGATGACTGTTATTATCTAACAAACTTCAAATTGCATAACTTAAAATAACACTAATAGTTACTAAACTGCAGTTCCTCAAGGGTAAAAAAGAAAGCCACATGATCAGTAACTTATACAAGTATGTTTCAGCAGATAACAGTGTCCTTCAGTCAATAATACTTAACACGTGCAGCACCTTCACCAGATGGAAAACCTGCTCTACGCATCTATAAAATTATTTctcattttttttttcatatgGCGGATCTAATTCTTTCTCCTTTTTTTCAGGGTTGTGTAGTTATCTTAATGTTTGTCCGCTTTATGATTTGTACAGTTTTTGTAAAGGAGAACTACCGAGCAATTCTCTTTTAACAGTTATAATAAGAAGGGGTATGCAATTGAGTTGAGAAGTTGCAATTTTCACACAAGGATGTGTAAATAAGAAGAGAACCTTCAGCGAAACATACCTTGCCAACATGTGGAGCAACCAACCATGCAAGAATAATGACAACTAGGCAGGTAGCAACAAAAACTCCAGTGCTCTCCAAACTCCATCTTGTATGTACCCATGTCGCTGCCACAACACTATGCTCCAGAACAGAATTATTGGTTGGACTAAGTGGCGGCTGAGGTTGATCAATGTGGCCTTGGGCAACAGCCACGTGAGAGTTGTGAGGATTGAACCAAGATGATATCTCGCTAAGCCGCTGCCTTCGTATCGCCGCGACGGCATCTGGATCAACACCAGTATCTGCCCCATGCTGCAAGTATGAGATTTCCCCTGTGGATGTCCTTTCCCTGAGAGCTTCATAATCCTTGAGGGAAGCGAGAACCTTATTGAAATCGTCAGGCCTTACATTTGCAGCAACAGTTCCACATATCTCGCACGTGGTGGATCCATGGATGATGAACCACTTCAACGCGCAGGCATAATGCGCGAGGGCAAGGTCGTTGTTGCAAGAACACCCTAGATCCACAAGATGGTCTTGCTGGTGCAGAGGCCCCGATTCGACGTCAGTGGCGCACACGAATATCTCCCCCTCGGGGCTTACGAACTCAACAAATCTGGGAGCACTGGCGGCATCATCCTTTGGCCCAGTGATGGCATCCTTGCTGGTGGACGTCGTGGTGGTGGAGTCAGTGTCAGTCCTCGGAGGGGAAGGCGGCGCGATGCCCAAGAATCCGAGAGCGGACTCGCCTCTCAGATCGGGTTCGACGCAATGACAGACTCGGCAAAGTGGAAGGCCAGAATCGTTGTCGGTGCTGCAGCTTGAGACACGGGGGATGCCTGGTGTGTGGTGGTGGTCGTCAGAAACAGAAGCGGGTGAGTTGATGACATCATCAGTTTGGTCGAGCTGCGGATGCTGCTCCTTGAGGCCCATCCTGGATCAGCTCTGCTCTAAACAAGTGTGCGTGCATTGCCTGCCTGCCTCCTGTCATGAACAACGGAATGAGACGAGATTGATAGCGATAGCAATCCAATGGACTCCAGGAGAGGAGACCGAGGTTGGTGAAAGTGCAGCAGATacgcaggggggggggggggggggggggggggggggggttgctgAGGTTGTTAATCGACCAAAGCAAAGTAGTACAGTACCAACCTGGTTAGTTTGATGTGCGAAGGGAATGCTCTGGGTCTGTGCTGCGGCGACCGACTGGAAGCACCGCGCTGCAGCATCAGGCATCAGCATGGTAGAAGAAGAAATGAA from Miscanthus floridulus cultivar M001 chromosome 11, ASM1932011v1, whole genome shotgun sequence includes these protein-coding regions:
- the LOC136492860 gene encoding uncharacterized protein isoform X1, with protein sequence MGLKEQHPQLDQTDDVINSPASVSDDHHHTPGIPRVSSCSTDNDSGLPLCRVCHCVEPDLRGESALGFLGIAPPSPPRTDTDSTTTTSTSKDAITGPKDDAASAPRFVEFVSPEGEIFVCATDVESGPLHQQDHLVDLGCSCNNDLALAHYACALKWFIIHGSTTCEICGTVAANVRPDDFNKVLASLKDYEALRERTSTGEISYLQHGADTGVDPDAVAAIRRQRLSEISSWFNPHNSHVAVAQGHIDQPQPPLSPTNNSVLEHSVVAATWVHTRWSLESTGVFVATCLVVIILAWLVAPHVGKKAAVICLHMLLGGLCVLTVVISLRFVFPRIQYGSMQYWAILFVSWFLVFGVWASRTRSARSS
- the LOC136492860 gene encoding uncharacterized protein isoform X2, with amino-acid sequence MGLKEQHPQLDQTDDVINSPASVSDDHHHTPGIPRVSSCSTDNDSGLPLCRVCHCVEPDLRGESALGFLGIAPPSPPRTDTDSTTTTSTSKDAITGPKDDAASAPRFVEFVSPEGEIFVCATDVESGPLHQQDHLVDLGCSCNNDLALAHYACALKWFIIHGSTTCEICGTVAANVRPDDFNKVLASLKDYEALRERTSTGEISYLQHGADTGVDPDAVAAIRRQRLSEISSWFNPHNSHVAVAQGHIDQPQPPLSPTNNSVLEHSVVAATWVHTRWSLESTGVFVATCLVVIILAWLVAPHVGKVFPRIQYGSMQYWAILFVSWFLVFGVWASRTRSARSS